CCGCTTACAGAGTATCAGGGCTCGCCGAACATCCTTTTCCGTATCGGCTAACACATAGCCCAGCCCATTAAGGGCGGTGGGATTTTCCCGATCCAGTTCAAGGGCCCGGGAATAATAATCGATCGCCTCTTCGTACTGTTTCTGCATATAGAAGGTGTACGCCAGGGCGGCATAGAGCTGCACCGACTCAAATCCCTGGGAAATAAGACGCTGGAGTTCAAATTCCGCAAGTTTAGAACGCCCGGTCACGGCATATACGTATGCCAGGGCAAGACGACACTGGTACATCCGTAAGGGATCCTTCCCATTGGTCACTACCTGCTCAAGGTACAGAAGGGCGTCATCAAATTGCTCAAGCTTGGTATAACAGAGCCCCAAATAATAGGCAAGCTCCGCCTTTTCTTCCTCAGAAAAGGAGCGACTATCGAGTTGCAACAATTCTTCCAGGGCCACATCAAAACGACGGGCCCGATACAATCGGATAGCGTTTTGTAAGCTCCCCCCCATTCTACGCACCTACCATTTCCAGGGGCCCCCGATGCACTAAGCGGGCCCCTTCACTATCCTTTACCACATATATCACCGGTTTAAAACCGAAAATCCGCTCATAATCCTCAAGACGCCGCTCGTATTCTTCCAGGGCCTGGGGCTTAAGAAAGGTGTAAATACAGCCCCCAAAACCTTGACCGGTCATCCGGGACCCTAACACGCCTTCGATTTCAATGGAGCGTTTTACGAGCCAATCCACCTCCGGGCAGGACACTTCGTAGAGATCCCGCAGGCTTTCATGGGAATGGGTAATGGCCCGCCCAAAGGCAACCATATCGGACTTCTTGAGGGCCTCTTCTATCTCGGTAATCCGCCGCACCTCCCGCACCACATGGAGGGACCGCCGCCGCAGTTCTTCCGGCAGGTTCCCCATGAACTCCATGAAATCTTCCTTTACAAAATCCCGAAAGCTGGCACCGGATTTTTTCTTAGACAGGAGTTCCAGGGCTACCTTTAGGTCATGGCGGCGATCCTTTAATTCCGCTTCCACCCCAAAGCGAGGAACCCGGGAGTCGGTCAACACCAGTTGGTACCCATCTTCGGGAAAGGCAATATACTGAATGGTCCGCCGCAGTTCATCGGCCACCACAAAATTGCCTTTCTTCGCTTTTAACAAAATATGATAGTCAATGGCGTGATCGTTTCTGCCAAAAAAGGCGGCCTGAGCTTCTTCCAGGAGTTGGATAAGCCGCTCATCGTCCATATCGGGGGCAAGGAGACTGCGGAGCGCTAGGGCGGCAGCGATTTCTATGGCAGAGGAAGAGGCAAGCCCTACCTGTTGGGGAATGTCCCCGCTTAAGGTACAGCTTAAGCCCTTAATGGGATAGCCCGCTTCGTGGAATGCGAAAATAACGACCTTTATGAAATTTGCCCACCGATCTTCCCGTTTGTACTTCAGGTTTACCATGGTAGTCCGTTTTCGTTCCCCCAGATCGGCGGCGAAAAAACGGAGGGAAGTATCCTTTCTGAGGCTTATGGCGACCCGAACATAGCGATTAATGCAGAGAGAAAGCAACAACGCCGCCCCCCGTTCCCCATGTTCACCCATGAGATGGATCCGTCCTGGCGCCTGGGCAATAGCGATTCCCTCATTATAATCGATATCCCCTTCATATTCAGTCATGTGAACGGTACCGATGTCCTTCATAGCCTCTGCCCCCGGAATAACACTTGGTACCCCCTACCGTGCAGGACATACCACTTTTTCTTATAATAAATGAAAAATGCCTATTATTCAATCAAAAATATTTTGATACAATACAAAACATGCGTATCCTCTTAACTATTTGTGCGGCCCTGCTCCTTACCCTTTCGATTCCCAATGAATACTTTCATTTTGGCCAGCCCCTCTTTTCTCTCATTGCCCTGGCGCCATATTTTATGGCCCTGAGAAAAAGCAAAAGCTACCGGGAGGCCGCCTTTTTAGGCTTTCTTTTTGGGAGTATATCCCACGCGACCTCAAGCTATTGGTTGTATTTTTTCAAGGACTTTGCCCTGTGGACCATCGGTTCCACCACCGTGGCCTATGGCCTTCTCCATATGCTGGTGGCGGGTTTTCTCCGCTTTGTGCTCATCCGACCTTCTCCCTACCGCCCTTTCCTTGTGGCCTTCCTCTGGACCACCTGGGAATGGGGAAAATCCATCGGGTTCTTAGGTTACCCCTGGGGACTCGTGGCCTATGGCTGGAACGACGTTCTGTGGATGATTCAGATTGCCGATACCCTCGGGGTATACGGCCTTTCGTTCCTCAACGCCCTTGCTTCGGCCCTTTTTGTGGAGCTTCCTCTCCCGAGACCTTTTCCCGGCAATTTTGGCGCTGTATGGAAGTATCTGGGGAATTTCCTCCGTTCTTACCAGGGGCGCATCCTTGCCTTCTGGGGCATCCTATTTTGTTGGTATGCCCTGTACGGAAGTTATCGCCTGGTCCATCCAACGCCTATCGTACAGCGGGTTCCCATGCTGTTAATCCAGCATAACGCCGATAGCTGGAACGATGGGGAACTTCCCTCCCTCCGGAAAGCCATCGAGTTAACCGATGGGGGCCTGGCCGCTTTTAAAGAACCCACGGGCTACGAAAAACCGGACCTCATCGTCTGGTCCGAAACGGTTCTCCGACGGCCCTACCGGGAATACCGTACCTTTTATAAACAACAGCCAACAGAACGCCCCCTCCTTACCCTTCTGGCAGAGGTAGATCGTCCCCTGCTGACGGGCGCTCCAGAGGTACTGAACTGGGAAACCTACGATGCGACCAACTCGGCTATCCTTATTGATCGTATGGGGAACCTCCGTTTTTCCTATGCCAAGCAGCATCCTGTTCCCTTCGCCGAAGCCATTCCTCTCTGGGAATATCAGTGGATGCGCAATTTCATGCAAAAGGTAGTGGGCCTCGAAGGGGGCTGGGTGATGGGTACCAAAACGGTGGTAATGGAAGTGTCCACCCTTCATGGTCAGCCGCTTCGCTTTGGGGTCCCCATCTGTTTTGAAGACGCCTTTGCCGATGTGTGTCGGGACTTTTTTAAAAAAGGGGCGGACCTTCTCATCAACATAACCAACGATTCCTGGTCCAGAACGGTATCCGCCGAAATTCAACACCTGGTGGCAGCCCGTTTCCGAACAGTGGAAAACCGACGTACCCTGGTGCGTTCCACCAATGGTGGCGTCACCGCCGTCATCGATGCGGAGGGAAGAATCCTGAGTCAGCTCCCCCTTTTCACGGAAGCCTATCTAGCCACGGTGGTTCCCGTTCATCAGCCTCAGGCCCCAACCCTCTACAGTATTTTGGGTGATTGGTTTCCCTTCACCGGCAGCATCCTGGTGCTCTGGTATATTCTTCAGGAATGGATACAGGACCAGGGGGAAATACAGAAAAGGCGGCGTTCCGCCAAGCCCCCCCGAAGGGCCGCCAGGAAAAACGATTGGAACCAAAAACTGAATTGAACAAACCGGCCCCTTTACACCCCCAAGGAGTTGACAGAGAAGGGGGAATCTTTCACAATACGGCGTGACATGACCCAGGCTTTGGAAGATTATCTTGAAATGGTGAGTTTCCTCTCCGACGAAGGGGCCGTGCGGGTTACCGATATTGCCCAGCGGCTTGGGGTAAGTAAACCTTCGGTGATTACGGCCCTCAGAAACCTGGAAGAGCAGGGCTACCTGGAGCATAAGCGGTACAAAGGGGTAATCCTTACTCCGGAAGGGGAACGGCGGGCAAAAGAAATTCGGGAACGCCATTATTTTCTTACGTCCTTCCTAAAGGATATTGTGGGGGTCTCGGAGGATATTGCAGAACGGGATGCTTGCAAGATGGAGCATGTTCTGTCTGAAGAGACCATCACCAAAATGCGGCACATCGTTTCCTGTAAAAGCGTGGAATAAATGCGACTCCTTATCACCGGCGGGGTAAAATCGGGAAAGAGTCGGCGGGCCCTGGAAGTGGCGCAAAGCCTATGGTCCTTTCCCCGGTATTTTCTTGCCACCGCTGAAGCCTTTGACGAAGAAATGCGGACCCGAATAGACCGCCATAAAAAAGAACGAAAAGATTCCCAGAGGAAGGACGAGTTCATTACCATTGAAGAGCCCCTGTGGATTAACCGGGCCATCCAGCACTGTTCGGGACCGGTGATAATTGATTGTATTCCCCTGTGGATTAACAATATCCTGTACTACCAAAAGGAAGGGGACTTTTTTTCGATTCGAGATGACTTCCTTACCCATTTACCCCCCGATTGCATCATTGTTACCAATGAAACCGGCTGGGGAAATATCCCCGCCGATACCCTTAGCCGGCACTACAACCTTCTTCTCGGGGAGACCAATATCCTCCTTGCCCAGAAGGTAGATCAGGTGGAACTCATGGTAGCGGGGATTCCCGTAAGGATAAAATGAAGCATCCTTCCTCTGTCTCCGCCGCTTTTCACCGTCGGGTAGGCCAGCGTTCCCCCTACCCCCTTGCCACCCCATCCTGGGTTATGCCGGGAACCTACGCCGAAAACCTGGACTTTCTAGCGGATAAAACAGATATTGCGGCGGTGGAGCTCCTCTTTTTCATATACGATGAAACGGTGGCCGCAGAACTCAAGGCCGACTGGGAAAGAATTCTCCAGTATCGGGAGCGCTTCCTGTATACCGCCCATCTCCCTGAGAGGCTTGAGGACCATCATGAAAAGCTCATAGAACAGCTGGCGCCCCTGGTTGAACATTTTGTGGTGCATCCCCCGGCGGGCGAAAAGGAACAGGAAACCCTGGCCCAGCGCCTCCTTACCTGGGAAGAGCGGTATACGAGCCGGCGGGGCTACCGCTTTATTATCGAAAACACCCAGCCTGGTCGCCTTGAGGGGATGGTAGAAAAACTCCCCGGCTGGGGGCTCTGTCTTGATACGGGGCACCTGCAACTTGCCGGGGAAGACCTGGCTATGTTTCTTTCAATCTATGGGAACCAAATTCAGGAAATACATCTCCATCGGGCGCTTCCTCCGGGGCTTGTTCCTCCCGACCGATTAGCGGATCACCATCCTTTACACGAAGGGGACCCCTGGTTTACACCCCTCCTGCCCTTTCTTTTTCCCAGGAAGGATCCCCTTCCCCCAAGTCCAGCACAGAACAGGGGGTTTAGTTCTCCTATCGAAAACGGTCCTGGTGGTTACCCATCATTTTCCCACGCGGGGAAACGGCCCCTTATCAATTTTGAAGTTTTTTCGTGGCCCGAGGTAGCCCAGAGCCTCGGGGTATGGAAAAAATGGTGCACCGATTTCTGTGCCAAGGAGCACATTCATGAAGTGTAAGATCCGCCCCTGGAATCAGATGCTGTCCACCCTTGCGCTGGTTTCCCGCATTCCGATTCCTTCCCGATGGTACCAGTTTGATGCGTCACGGGTAGATGTCTACCTTCCCCTGGTAGGACTTATTCCTTCGCTGGCCCTGGCGGGGATCCTCCAGCTATCCCGATTGGGGAATCCCGATCCGATGTTGTTTGCCCTCGTTTTTTTAATTCCCTACTATCTCTTGTTCAATCTTTTTCATTTTGATGGGTTATTGGATACGGCCGACGCCTTTCTGGGGGTTATTCCTAAAGAAAAACGAGAGGCCATACTCAAGGACCCCCGGGTAGGGGTGTACGGGTTATGGGTGGGGGTGTTGTATCTGGTGACAAAGCTATACTTCTTTCAGAAGATAGGGGGACAGGGCTTCTCCGCCAAGGGTGCCTGGGGATACTTTTTCTTTCTCAGTTTTCCGATAAGTAGCAGAACCGCGGCGGCGGTACTGCCTGCCCTCTTTCGCCCCGCTCGGAAAGAAGGGCTGGGAGCGCTCGTGCAAGGGGGTTCTCTCTGGAGAGCCCTGGGAGGATACCTGGGTGCGGAGGGACTCATCCTGTTGGTGGCGGGCATCCTCTGGGGAATACCGGCGCCATCCATACCAATGCTTCTGGATGGAGGACTTTTTATGGCGCTTCCTTTTGCGGTTGCCGGGTGGGTCGGCCATCTCTACCAAAAGAACCTCGGCGGATACACGGGGGACGCCCTGGGGGCCGCCATAGAGCTCACCGAGCTTTTTCACCTGGGCATCATCTTCTTTTTACTGACCACGTAGCTATGAACGAAGCCTTCGAAACTTACTACCAGCATATTTTTCAGCACCGCTGGCCCTCGTTGCGGGAAAGCCTTTTGACAGAAGGCCCTGGATGGGCCTATACCACCAACCTTACCCGGCCGTACTGGATGGACCGGGCATCGGTGCTTGCCGCCGAATCGCTCGTGCTCCCTGCGGAGGGAGAAATCCTCGATGCCTGTGCGGCCCCTGGTGGTAAGAGCCTGGTGATCGCAAGCCGGATGGGAAAGGGGGTACGACTGCTTTCTAACGAGCTGTCCCGGGAACGGCGGCGCCGCCTTGTGGAAGTCCTGGACACCCATCTCCCCGCGGCCATTCGCGAACAGGTGACCGTCTCCGGTTTTGATGCGGCCGCCCTTGGAGCCCGTCGCACCGAATGGGAACGCTTTGGGGCGATTCTTTTAGATGTCCCCTGTTCCAGCGAACG
This is a stretch of genomic DNA from Treponema sp. J25. It encodes these proteins:
- a CDS encoding tetratricopeptide repeat protein produces the protein MGGSLQNAIRLYRARRFDVALEELLQLDSRSFSEEEKAELAYYLGLCYTKLEQFDDALLYLEQVVTNGKDPLRMYQCRLALAYVYAVTGRSKLAEFELQRLISQGFESVQLYAALAYTFYMQKQYEEAIDYYSRALELDRENPTALNGLGYVLADTEKDVRRALILCKRAVDKKPHNPAYLDSLGWAHFKNGNIPESKIWIRRALDLLPDHPEIQEHMRRILRAES
- a CDS encoding galactokinase family protein, translated to MKDIGTVHMTEYEGDIDYNEGIAIAQAPGRIHLMGEHGERGAALLLSLCINRYVRVAISLRKDTSLRFFAADLGERKRTTMVNLKYKREDRWANFIKVVIFAFHEAGYPIKGLSCTLSGDIPQQVGLASSSAIEIAAALALRSLLAPDMDDERLIQLLEEAQAAFFGRNDHAIDYHILLKAKKGNFVVADELRRTIQYIAFPEDGYQLVLTDSRVPRFGVEAELKDRRHDLKVALELLSKKKSGASFRDFVKEDFMEFMGNLPEELRRRSLHVVREVRRITEIEEALKKSDMVAFGRAITHSHESLRDLYEVSCPEVDWLVKRSIEIEGVLGSRMTGQGFGGCIYTFLKPQALEEYERRLEDYERIFGFKPVIYVVKDSEGARLVHRGPLEMVGA
- the lnt gene encoding apolipoprotein N-acyltransferase, with product MRILLTICAALLLTLSIPNEYFHFGQPLFSLIALAPYFMALRKSKSYREAAFLGFLFGSISHATSSYWLYFFKDFALWTIGSTTVAYGLLHMLVAGFLRFVLIRPSPYRPFLVAFLWTTWEWGKSIGFLGYPWGLVAYGWNDVLWMIQIADTLGVYGLSFLNALASALFVELPLPRPFPGNFGAVWKYLGNFLRSYQGRILAFWGILFCWYALYGSYRLVHPTPIVQRVPMLLIQHNADSWNDGELPSLRKAIELTDGGLAAFKEPTGYEKPDLIVWSETVLRRPYREYRTFYKQQPTERPLLTLLAEVDRPLLTGAPEVLNWETYDATNSAILIDRMGNLRFSYAKQHPVPFAEAIPLWEYQWMRNFMQKVVGLEGGWVMGTKTVVMEVSTLHGQPLRFGVPICFEDAFADVCRDFFKKGADLLINITNDSWSRTVSAEIQHLVAARFRTVENRRTLVRSTNGGVTAVIDAEGRILSQLPLFTEAYLATVVPVHQPQAPTLYSILGDWFPFTGSILVLWYILQEWIQDQGEIQKRRRSAKPPRRAARKNDWNQKLN
- a CDS encoding metal-dependent transcriptional regulator yields the protein MTQALEDYLEMVSFLSDEGAVRVTDIAQRLGVSKPSVITALRNLEEQGYLEHKRYKGVILTPEGERRAKEIRERHYFLTSFLKDIVGVSEDIAERDACKMEHVLSEETITKMRHIVSCKSVE
- a CDS encoding bifunctional adenosylcobinamide kinase/adenosylcobinamide-phosphate guanylyltransferase — encoded protein: MRLLITGGVKSGKSRRALEVAQSLWSFPRYFLATAEAFDEEMRTRIDRHKKERKDSQRKDEFITIEEPLWINRAIQHCSGPVIIDCIPLWINNILYYQKEGDFFSIRDDFLTHLPPDCIIVTNETGWGNIPADTLSRHYNLLLGETNILLAQKVDQVELMVAGIPVRIK
- a CDS encoding TIM barrel protein; the encoded protein is MKHPSSVSAAFHRRVGQRSPYPLATPSWVMPGTYAENLDFLADKTDIAAVELLFFIYDETVAAELKADWERILQYRERFLYTAHLPERLEDHHEKLIEQLAPLVEHFVVHPPAGEKEQETLAQRLLTWEERYTSRRGYRFIIENTQPGRLEGMVEKLPGWGLCLDTGHLQLAGEDLAMFLSIYGNQIQEIHLHRALPPGLVPPDRLADHHPLHEGDPWFTPLLPFLFPRKDPLPPSPAQNRGFSSPIENGPGGYPSFSHAGKRPLINFEVFSWPEVAQSLGVWKKWCTDFCAKEHIHEV
- a CDS encoding adenosylcobinamide-GDP ribazoletransferase; protein product: MKCKIRPWNQMLSTLALVSRIPIPSRWYQFDASRVDVYLPLVGLIPSLALAGILQLSRLGNPDPMLFALVFLIPYYLLFNLFHFDGLLDTADAFLGVIPKEKREAILKDPRVGVYGLWVGVLYLVTKLYFFQKIGGQGFSAKGAWGYFFFLSFPISSRTAAAVLPALFRPARKEGLGALVQGGSLWRALGGYLGAEGLILLVAGILWGIPAPSIPMLLDGGLFMALPFAVAGWVGHLYQKNLGGYTGDALGAAIELTELFHLGIIFFLLTT
- a CDS encoding SAM-dependent methyltransferase; amino-acid sequence: MNEAFETYYQHIFQHRWPSLRESLLTEGPGWAYTTNLTRPYWMDRASVLAAESLVLPAEGEILDACAAPGGKSLVIASRMGKGVRLLSNELSRERRRRLVEVLDTHLPAAIREQVTVSGFDAAALGARRTEWERFGAILLDVPCSSERHVIKDPAALAQWSPARPRMLSQRQWALLSSAFLLLKPGGCLVYATCALTPQENDEVFRRLIQKYGSRLYLAKPDFPEGEETEFGRHILPDTSGGLGPMYVARCIKVPE